Part of the Candidatus Deferrimicrobiaceae bacterium genome, GACTGCAGGTAGAACTGCATCCACGGGGCGATCGTCGTCCCCACCATGCCGATGAGCATGATGACGTAGGCGCTGTCCATCTGCAGCACGGGAGTCACCAGCGCCTGCGCCACCGTTCCCCACTGGGGGTGGGCGAAATAGGCGGACACCGCGTAGGTGAAGTACACGGTGCTCGCAATGAGGAAGATCTTCTCGACGATGCGGTATGTCCCCTTCACGACGAGGAACCAGACCGCCACCGCCCCGATGGGAACGGAGAGGTACTTGCTGACCCCGAAGATCTCCAGGGCGGCCGCCCAGCCGGCGAATTCCGCAACCGTGTTGCTGATGTTGGCCAGGAGGAGCGCGATGAGCAGGAAGAAGGTCGGTCGGACCCCGAACTTCTCCCGGATGAGGTCCGCAAGAGTCTTCCCCGTGACCACCCCCATCCTCGCCACCATCTCCTGGACGACGATCAGGGCGGCCGTGATCGGGATGAGCGTCCAGAGGAGGGAGTACCCGAAATGCGCGCCGGCGATCGAGTACGTGGCGATCCCCCCGGCGTCGTTGTCGACCGATGCCGTGATGATCCCGGGGCCCAGGACGGCCAGGAACGCGAGAAACCTCTTCTTGTCAGGGCGGCGCAGACGCATGGGAATGCCTCTCCCGGCACGTCGGATAATTTTCCAAAACTACCATACCCGTTGGGGACTTGCCTACTGAAAGGGGAAGGGCGCATGGTATTCCCGGCACCCGGTGATATACTATCTCTCCCCCCGGAAACGCCGCGGGGCGGTCAACGGAATCGAGGGAAAAGGAGGTGCCCCATGGAACTGGTGCTGACCAACCTGGAAATCCGGGCGCTGAAAGGGACCCTTGAAACGGAGATATCGCATTTGCGGAGGGAGATCACGGCAGCGAAGGACCAGCGGACGCGGGAGGATCTGGTCACCCGGAAGGAACTGCTGGTGTCGATCCTGGAAAAGTTGCCCGCCGTCGTCCTGAACGTCGCGTAAAACTGGGCGGGGACACTCCTCTACGCCGGGGGGGGACACTCCTCAACGGACGACACGATATAGGAATGTCCCCCTTTGGAGATGTCCCCGGAGAAGGGCAGGTCAGTGCGAGTGCCCCGGCAGGCCGTCGTGGTCGTGTGACGGCACGCCGTGCCGGGCGACCCCCGAAGCATGCGCCGGGTCCACGTGGATGGTCGCATCCGACAGGTACCGGAGGTGGTGGAGCATCCGGTGGCGGACCTCCGTCGCGATCGCATGCCCCTCGCTCACGGACCGATCGCCGTCGACGGCGAGGTTTACCTCCGCGTACATCCGGTGACCCGCCCAGCGGACCCGAACGTCCGATACCTCCACGACTCCGTTCACGGAGGCGGCGGTCTCCCGGATCTCCCCGACCGCAGCCGGGTCGGATCCGTCGAGCAACCGCAAGAATACCTCTTTCCCCGTCTCCCACACGATCCGGAGGATCATGGCGGTGATCAGGAGTCCGACCGCCGGGTCCGCGAGGGGAACCCCCAGCCAGAC contains:
- a CDS encoding cation transporter dimerization domain-containing protein, with translation VWLGVPLADPAVGLLITAMILRIVWETGKEVFLRLLDGSDPAAVGEIRETAASVNGVVEVSDVRVRWAGHRMYAEVNLAVDGDRSVSEGHAIATEVRHRMLHHLRYLSDATIHVDPAHASGVARHGVPSHDHDGLPGHSH